The genomic region GACCCCGACGCGCACGATGCTGGGAACGCGCCGTCCGATCGGCATCATCGTGTCGGTGTCGACCATGACGACCGGCACGACCGGCACGTGCGCTTCGAGCGCCATGCGCGCGATGCCGGTGCGGCCGCGGTAGAGCTTGCCGTCGGGGCTCCGCGTCCCCTCGGGGTAGATCCCGAGCAGATCGCCGCGGCCGAGGACCTGCAGACCGGTGTTGAGCGAGGCCTCGGAAGCCTTGCCGCCGGAGCGGTCGATGGGGATCTGCCCGGTGCCCTTGAAGAACATGCGGGTCGCCCAGCCCTTGAGGCCGCGACCGGTGAAGTAGTCGCTCTTGGCGAGGAACGACATCGGCCGGTCGATCAGGAGCGGCAGGATGATGGAGTCCACGAACGACAGGTGGTTGCTCGCGAGGATCGCTCCCCCGTTCATCGGGACGTTGCGACGACCCACGATCCAGGGACGGAAGATCGCCTTCACCAGCGGTCCGATGACGATGTACTTCATCAGCCAGTAGAACATCGTCAGGCCTCCGAGGCCGCCAGGTCCGCGGCACCGATCAGCCCCGCATCGTTGCCGAGCCGCGCGATCGCGAAGTCGGCCACGGGGCGGTCCCCGTACCCGGGGAGCGACGTCTCGTAGGCGAGCCGCATCGGCGACAGCAGATCCTCCCCGAGTTGTGCGACTCCCCCGCCGATGACGAAGAGCTCGGGGTCGAACGCCGCCTGGAACCCGCCGCACGCCTCGCCGAGAGCCGTCGCCACGCGCCGCAGAGCCTCGATGGCCCCCTCGTCGCCCGCCAGCACCAGCCGGGACACGGCCGGGCCGGAGATCGACCCCTTCTCGGCGCGCAGCTGCGCCAGCCCCTCGCCGATGCCGCCGCCGTCGGCGATGGCGTTCGCTTCGCGCTGGAGCGCGCGGCCGGATGCATACTGCTCGAGGCATCCGTTCTGACCGCAGCCGCACAGGCGACCGCCGCGCTCGAAGCGCACGTGACCGAGTTCGCCGGCGATCCCGTGCCCGCCGCGGTACAGCTTGCCGTCGAGCACGACCGCGCCGCCGACGCCGGTGCCCATCGTGAGCATGATCATGTGGTCGACGTCGCGGCCGGCGCCGAACCGGAACTCCGCCCAGCCGGCGGCGTTGGCGTCGTTCTCGATCGCGACGGGCATCTCGAGCGCGTCTTCGAAGGTCTGCTTGAGGGGTTCGTTGCGCCACGCGATGTTCGGAGCGTGGATGACCACCGCGCGATCCTGGTCGATGAAGCCGGCCGCCGCGACTCCGGCGGCCACGATGCGGTGGCGATCGCGCAGGTGGCGGATCATGTC from Microbacter sp. GSS18 harbors:
- a CDS encoding lysophospholipid acyltransferase family protein, with the translated sequence MFYWLMKYIVIGPLVKAIFRPWIVGRRNVPMNGGAILASNHLSFVDSIILPLLIDRPMSFLAKSDYFTGRGLKGWATRMFFKGTGQIPIDRSGGKASEASLNTGLQVLGRGDLLGIYPEGTRSPDGKLYRGRTGIARMALEAHVPVVPVVMVDTDTMMPIGRRVPSIVRVGVVIGEPLDFSRFAGMESDRYILRSITDEIMVALQRLGEQDYEDVYASTVKDRLKTKTAA
- a CDS encoding ROK family glucokinase; protein product: MAATALAVAGRSAVLKVGIDIGGTKIAGGVVDDAGRIIEKLRVDTPADTGALANAVVDMIRHLRDRHRIVAAGVAAAGFIDQDRAVVIHAPNIAWRNEPLKQTFEDALEMPVAIENDANAAGWAEFRFGAGRDVDHMIMLTMGTGVGGAVVLDGKLYRGGHGIAGELGHVRFERGGRLCGCGQNGCLEQYASGRALQREANAIADGGGIGEGLAQLRAEKGSISGPAVSRLVLAGDEGAIEALRRVATALGEACGGFQAAFDPELFVIGGGVAQLGEDLLSPMRLAYETSLPGYGDRPVADFAIARLGNDAGLIGAADLAASEA